The Aureispira anguillae genome contains a region encoding:
- a CDS encoding helix-turn-helix domain-containing protein, whose product MKIFFGKNLGYLLKKKNESRQDLAKFLNISVNTISNYATNTSLPNLNTIVRIVNYLDVDLNTMVLVDIAKEDISKDKSILDVEDRSDEIIRSKNQKYTINTDDDQLFGEPKDILILELRNRIDDLKSRIKFQEELILKIYSN is encoded by the coding sequence GTGAAAATATTTTTTGGAAAAAATCTTGGATACCTATTAAAAAAGAAAAATGAGTCTAGGCAAGACTTAGCTAAGTTTTTGAATATAAGTGTCAATACAATCTCAAACTATGCAACAAACACAAGTTTGCCGAATCTTAATACTATTGTTCGAATCGTCAATTATCTTGATGTTGACTTAAACACAATGGTGCTTGTAGATATTGCAAAAGAAGATATTTCTAAAGATAAGTCTATTTTAGATGTAGAAGATCGATCAGATGAAATAATTAGATCTAAAAATCAAAAATATACTATAAATACTGACGATGATCAACTATTTGGTGAACCCAAGGATATCTTGATTCTTGAGTTGAGGAATAGGATTGATGATTTAAAAAGTAGAATTAAATTTCAGGAAGAATTAATACTGAAGATCTATAGCAACTAA
- a CDS encoding tetratricopeptide repeat protein, producing MMSKKKKSTKKKTIEAPASSKSKTNQKKVAASPPIKSIKLEDSFWVNHQMHLILIFVLSCALYANTLFHQYAVDDSIVILRNKFTKKGFAGMPGIWGEDTFTGFFGSKRNLVAGGRYRPLSVATFAIELQLFGSPIVDREGKVVLDADGDVNYQGSPFVSHFFNLLLYAWLCVVIYLMLLQMFNPERDKNNIKGYFIALAGALLYATHPIHTEAVANIKGRDEIMVLLGSVLAVYWILKAAAQEAEKALLYQIAAAIAFVFAIFSKENAVTFLAIIPAALYFFTKKDLPNIAIQTLPYLAIVLGFWFGVRAPILGDAGAVVGSGNAPATELMNDPFLKIENNRYVSFTTGERLATVLYTWIEYIKLLIFPHPLTNDYYPKHIRTDQDIIPSFQMAKVMLSVFVHLVMGLLLVLGTLKRKAYAFFILFYLATFSVVSNLIFPIGSNMAERFMFLPSVGFSALCAMGLYELVRRALTKGGSLVDALKPPATVLAIACVLYSAKTVVRNFAWYDDYTLFTTDIHNSPYSAKLNNAVSGVLQDRANKTADRNQRKGLVKEALQKSLIATQLHPTYNNAWLLRGNANVMLGGITEKEGAQNQNAASRTTLFKQALAYYDAGIKAYNEVMRLRPDHPDVKRNFGVVYRDRGKLLGQHLRQLDASMASIEKSLTYSKQDFESFRLLGVAYGMKGMQLQQMGKQTEGVASHYKAISYFEKAVEMSPNSVPILYNLEIAYRHLNQMEKVAEYHNRWKEIDPNYDPSKQQ from the coding sequence ATGATGAGTAAGAAAAAAAAATCCACTAAAAAGAAAACTATAGAAGCCCCTGCTTCGTCAAAAAGCAAAACAAATCAAAAAAAAGTAGCAGCCTCTCCTCCCATCAAGAGCATTAAACTCGAAGATTCTTTTTGGGTCAACCACCAAATGCACCTTATCCTAATCTTTGTATTAAGCTGTGCTTTGTATGCCAACACCTTGTTCCATCAATATGCGGTAGATGATAGTATTGTAATTTTGCGCAACAAATTTACCAAAAAGGGATTCGCAGGGATGCCTGGCATTTGGGGAGAAGATACCTTCACTGGTTTTTTCGGTAGCAAAAGGAATTTAGTTGCAGGTGGGCGTTACCGTCCTCTGTCAGTGGCAACCTTTGCTATAGAATTGCAACTCTTCGGCAGTCCAATTGTCGATCGTGAAGGAAAAGTAGTGTTGGATGCGGATGGAGATGTCAACTACCAAGGAAGTCCCTTTGTTAGCCACTTTTTTAATTTATTGCTTTATGCTTGGCTCTGTGTTGTGATTTATTTGATGCTGTTGCAGATGTTCAACCCTGAACGAGACAAAAATAACATCAAGGGGTATTTCATCGCCCTAGCGGGAGCCTTGCTTTATGCCACCCACCCCATTCACACAGAAGCCGTCGCCAATATCAAAGGACGAGATGAAATTATGGTTTTACTAGGATCTGTATTGGCGGTTTATTGGATTCTAAAAGCTGCTGCTCAAGAAGCTGAAAAGGCACTCTTGTACCAAATAGCTGCTGCTATAGCTTTTGTTTTTGCCATCTTTTCTAAAGAAAATGCTGTAACCTTTTTAGCTATTATTCCTGCGGCTTTATATTTTTTCACAAAAAAAGATCTTCCCAATATAGCGATACAGACCTTGCCTTACTTAGCAATTGTGCTAGGCTTTTGGTTTGGTGTTCGAGCCCCTATATTAGGTGATGCAGGAGCTGTAGTTGGCTCAGGCAATGCACCAGCAACAGAGTTAATGAATGACCCTTTCCTAAAAATAGAAAACAATAGATACGTTTCATTTACCACAGGAGAGCGATTGGCTACGGTTTTGTATACCTGGATAGAATATATCAAATTGCTGATTTTTCCCCATCCACTAACCAATGATTATTACCCCAAACACATTCGCACCGACCAAGATATTATCCCTAGCTTTCAGATGGCAAAAGTTATGCTATCGGTTTTTGTCCACTTGGTGATGGGTTTACTTTTAGTCTTAGGTACCCTCAAAAGAAAGGCATATGCCTTCTTTATTTTATTCTATTTGGCAACCTTTTCTGTCGTATCCAATTTAATTTTCCCAATTGGTAGCAATATGGCAGAACGTTTTATGTTTTTGCCATCTGTTGGATTTAGTGCCTTGTGTGCAATGGGTTTATACGAGTTGGTTCGCAGGGCGCTGACCAAAGGGGGAAGCTTGGTAGATGCCTTAAAGCCTCCTGCTACTGTTCTGGCAATTGCTTGTGTCCTTTATTCAGCCAAAACAGTTGTGCGAAATTTTGCGTGGTATGATGATTATACCTTATTTACTACAGACATTCACAATTCGCCTTATAGTGCTAAATTAAATAATGCCGTTTCTGGTGTACTGCAAGATCGAGCCAATAAAACAGCAGATAGAAATCAACGAAAAGGACTTGTAAAAGAGGCTTTACAAAAATCTCTGATCGCTACTCAATTGCATCCTACTTATAATAATGCTTGGTTGTTAAGAGGAAATGCTAATGTTATGTTGGGAGGGATTACCGAAAAAGAAGGTGCCCAAAATCAAAACGCCGCTTCAAGAACAACCTTATTCAAACAAGCATTAGCTTATTATGATGCGGGGATCAAAGCCTATAATGAGGTTATGCGCTTGCGTCCTGACCATCCCGATGTTAAGCGTAACTTTGGTGTTGTATATCGAGATCGTGGCAAGCTCTTAGGGCAACATTTGCGACAATTGGATGCTTCTATGGCTTCTATTGAAAAATCTCTGACTTATTCCAAACAGGACTTTGAAAGTTTTCGCTTATTGGGCGTTGCCTATGGTATGAAAGGAATGCAGTTGCAGCAGATGGGCAAACAAACAGAGGGCGTTGCTTCCCATTATAAGGCCATCAGCTATTTTGAAAAAGCAGTTGAAATGAGCCCGAATTCTGTGCCAATTCTCTATAATTTAGAAATTGCTTATCGTCATCTCAATCAAATGGAAAAGGTAGCGGAGTATCACAATCGCTGGAAAGAAATTGATCCAAATTACGATCCATCTAAACAGCAATAA
- a CDS encoding peptidylprolyl isomerase, translating to MQKIIYVLFGLGLFFAACTNSSTPPDLVIEQPRTKVSIQTQYGEMLIELFNETPKHRDNFLKLVKEGFYDSLLFHRVQPNFMIQGGDPESKGAVAPDYWLGNGNTKDRIPAELNSKFIMRQGALCGFHKGVGHQPDKSSNGSQFMIIHGQALKAYQVKEISLKNKVNYTPEQIHLYEMYGGTPQYDNTYTVFGQIIKGMNVLDKIVQAKTHRSVDPTLPDRPIEDIRMIVNIVEK from the coding sequence ATGCAAAAAATAATTTATGTTCTCTTTGGTCTTGGGCTTTTTTTTGCAGCCTGTACAAATAGCTCAACTCCCCCAGATCTTGTAATAGAACAGCCCCGTACAAAAGTTTCTATTCAGACACAATATGGAGAAATGCTGATCGAACTATTTAATGAAACCCCCAAACACCGAGATAATTTCTTAAAACTGGTGAAAGAAGGTTTTTATGATAGTTTATTGTTTCATCGTGTGCAACCCAACTTTATGATCCAAGGTGGAGATCCTGAATCCAAAGGAGCTGTTGCTCCAGATTATTGGTTGGGCAATGGAAATACCAAAGATAGAATTCCTGCAGAGCTCAATTCTAAGTTTATCATGCGTCAAGGTGCCCTCTGTGGTTTTCATAAAGGAGTAGGGCATCAGCCTGACAAATCTTCTAATGGTTCTCAGTTCATGATTATTCATGGTCAGGCACTCAAAGCTTATCAAGTAAAGGAGATTTCATTAAAAAATAAAGTAAATTATACTCCTGAACAAATTCACTTATACGAAATGTATGGGGGAACGCCTCAATATGACAATACTTACACTGTGTTTGGTCAAATTATAAAGGGAATGAACGTCCTAGATAAAATTGTTCAAGCTAAAACACATCGTTCTGTTGATCCTACATTGCCCGACCGACCAATAGAAGATATCCGAATGATTGTCAACATAGTTGAAAAATAA
- a CDS encoding ArnT family glycosyltransferase, which yields MHLLQQRLPVLKKINSISILVGVLSLILIGQYLFCHGMFVDGLVYGTLARNYALAGEGWWDFWVYLGDPFHSHPPLAFWLQSLLFSVFGDFFWIDRLYSIFCLIVSLSLIKKLWQHLVPSFPQGAYWVQLLYLILPLVHWGFNNNVLENTSNCFILMSIWMYLLAQDHKQYRYSIVAGLAVFAATLTKGPTGLFPLIFPLLYYKHPFKQICWNTAIPILVLVLSWGMLIGSSTEAALFFSDYLDIQLVKSLSGEYGTVNRFLILEKLLLQLVVLIPVGIGLRIFFKQKSQHQAIQQQGWVFLFLGLSGSLPIMISPKQMSFYLLPSLIYFVVSFACFHLKQLEALDQIVQKQKIIRWVGSFAIICLLGITISSYGSFSRDKEILHDTFILGQLVSPNSFVKASDPIKKDWALHAYSARYFQINIHFSPKRSPFQITTKGELIPKGYLLVPQKTIRYNFYKKK from the coding sequence TTGCATCTTTTACAACAACGTCTACCTGTTCTAAAAAAAATTAATTCTATTTCCATATTAGTTGGAGTGCTAAGTTTGATTTTGATTGGACAGTATTTATTCTGTCATGGTATGTTTGTAGATGGTCTTGTGTACGGTACACTTGCCAGAAATTACGCCTTGGCAGGAGAAGGCTGGTGGGATTTTTGGGTATATCTAGGCGATCCATTCCATAGTCATCCACCTTTAGCATTTTGGTTGCAATCTCTTTTATTCAGTGTCTTTGGCGATTTCTTTTGGATTGATCGACTCTATTCCATTTTCTGCTTAATTGTGAGTCTCTCCTTAATCAAGAAATTATGGCAACACTTAGTTCCTAGTTTTCCTCAAGGAGCCTATTGGGTGCAACTGCTCTACTTGATACTGCCTTTAGTGCACTGGGGTTTCAACAACAATGTATTAGAAAACACAAGCAATTGTTTTATCTTGATGAGTATTTGGATGTACCTTTTAGCGCAAGATCATAAACAATACCGATATAGCATAGTAGCAGGATTGGCCGTATTTGCAGCCACTTTGACCAAAGGGCCAACTGGTTTATTTCCTCTAATATTTCCTTTATTGTATTATAAACATCCTTTTAAACAAATCTGTTGGAACACAGCAATTCCGATTTTAGTTCTCGTTTTAAGTTGGGGAATGCTAATCGGTAGTTCCACTGAGGCCGCTCTTTTTTTTAGCGACTATTTAGATATACAATTGGTCAAAAGTTTATCAGGCGAGTATGGGACGGTTAATCGTTTTTTGATTCTAGAAAAACTACTACTACAATTGGTGGTATTGATTCCCGTAGGAATTGGTTTACGCATTTTTTTTAAGCAAAAATCGCAGCATCAAGCTATTCAGCAACAAGGATGGGTCTTTTTATTTTTGGGGCTATCGGGCTCCCTCCCTATTATGATTAGTCCCAAACAAATGAGTTTTTACCTTTTGCCCTCTTTAATTTATTTTGTTGTTTCTTTTGCTTGTTTTCATCTAAAACAGCTTGAGGCACTTGATCAAATCGTTCAGAAACAAAAAATAATTCGTTGGGTAGGAAGTTTTGCAATTATCTGTTTACTAGGAATTACCATTAGCTCTTATGGCAGTTTTTCTCGTGACAAGGAAATTTTACACGACACCTTTATACTAGGACAATTGGTTTCGCCAAACAGTTTTGTAAAGGCATCCGATCCCATAAAAAAAGATTGGGCGCTTCATGCTTATTCGGCTCGTTATTTTCAAATAAACATTCACTTTTCCCCCAAAAGAAGCCCCTTTCAAATTACTACAAAAGGCGAACTCATTCCTAAAGGCTACCTTTTGGTTCCTCAGAAGACGATACGCTATAACTTTTATAAAAAGAAATAA
- a CDS encoding response regulator transcription factor, whose product MTIEKNIIQLAIVDDEQLIVKLLEGFFTQQANVNVFLSAFSGEEFLEELEKSEQLPDIALLDLRMKELDGIELTSILKEKYPSIRIIVISSYYKKYFMGYMLKTGVSAFLPKGILPTELLKIIETINQEGYYFLPEQVDMMRTQIAPKAPKPKLSIEATLTSREKEVLQLICQQYTAQEIANKLFITKRTVEGHKNKLLSKIGVKNTAGLIIYAIQKNIVDIQSLQI is encoded by the coding sequence ATGACTATCGAGAAAAATATTATCCAACTTGCAATTGTAGACGACGAACAACTGATTGTAAAATTATTAGAAGGATTTTTTACACAACAGGCTAATGTAAATGTTTTTTTATCGGCATTTAGTGGCGAAGAATTCCTAGAAGAATTAGAAAAATCTGAACAGCTTCCAGATATTGCCTTACTTGATTTGAGAATGAAAGAACTTGATGGCATAGAATTAACAAGTATTCTAAAGGAAAAATACCCCTCTATTAGAATCATAGTCATCTCCTCCTATTACAAAAAATACTTTATGGGCTATATGTTAAAAACAGGTGTTAGCGCATTTTTACCTAAGGGGATCTTGCCTACAGAACTGCTTAAGATCATTGAAACAATCAATCAAGAGGGCTATTATTTTTTACCAGAACAAGTAGATATGATGCGCACCCAAATCGCTCCTAAAGCTCCTAAACCCAAACTTAGTATAGAGGCAACCCTGACTTCTCGTGAAAAAGAAGTACTGCAACTCATTTGTCAACAATATACAGCACAAGAAATTGCGAATAAACTTTTTATTACAAAACGAACGGTTGAAGGGCACAAAAACAAATTATTGTCTAAGATAGGCGTAAAAAATACAGCTGGCTTGATTATTTATGCGATCCAAAAAAATATTGTTGATATCCAATCTTTACAGATATAG
- a CDS encoding GldM family protein, which yields MNAKILFAVGGFFLLLIGCAIPHQMHEEEAVEEPFYVEEEPFYENNMEEQKAQPVVIQGGRANKELYAGLPNSIKIHVEGESTEHLHVFSSNGRLTPADVSKGMYNFYEQRPGFVVEIVAKDTFSGKMITKVFDVVAIPAPEAYIWKYRTAVKIHNLVFNAKDFSTQNAVVLHHRQQVPALCLAESFTLIRIDGEGKRTVHHNKDKNGLFDETAKKIISAAQKGDIYLVQDIKTSCSPFPVKNIVYTIK from the coding sequence ATGAATGCTAAAATTTTGTTTGCTGTTGGTGGGTTCTTTTTGTTGTTAATAGGTTGTGCTATTCCGCATCAGATGCATGAAGAAGAGGCTGTAGAAGAGCCTTTTTATGTCGAAGAGGAACCGTTTTATGAAAATAACATGGAGGAGCAAAAAGCGCAGCCAGTTGTTATTCAAGGTGGGCGTGCCAATAAGGAATTATATGCAGGGTTGCCCAATAGTATAAAAATACATGTAGAAGGAGAAAGTACCGAACATTTACATGTTTTTTCTAGCAATGGTCGTCTTACTCCTGCTGATGTTAGCAAAGGGATGTATAATTTTTATGAGCAACGTCCTGGCTTTGTTGTTGAAATAGTGGCAAAAGATACATTTTCTGGTAAAATGATTACTAAGGTATTTGACGTTGTAGCCATTCCTGCCCCTGAAGCATATATTTGGAAATATAGAACGGCAGTAAAGATTCATAATCTAGTGTTTAATGCCAAAGATTTTAGCACTCAAAATGCCGTTGTTTTACATCATCGACAACAAGTTCCTGCACTTTGTTTGGCAGAAAGCTTTACGCTAATTCGCATAGATGGAGAAGGGAAAAGAACCGTTCATCACAATAAGGATAAAAATGGATTGTTTGATGAAACTGCAAAAAAAATAATTTCAGCCGCACAAAAAGGAGATATTTATTTGGTTCAGGATATAAAAACGTCTTGCTCTCCTTTTCCTGTAAAAAATATCGTTTATACAATAAAATAA
- a CDS encoding lectin-like domain-containing protein: MKTGSKCLITACLILSSQITILIAQPSFTLNGSTIVMSENCYRLTSHQASNDVGSLWCEFPIELTNAIDFRFAVNLGCSKYAGEGMAFVMHKDSAMYDALGCQGAVMGFGKTTNCEGISPSLALEIDTRFNRSHKDLYQPHLTLVKDGNLSKPLIEPIRAKSYGKDVRDCEYHDVRITWLPSKQELCIYFDGELRITYTEDILNDIFGGSKSVYFGFTGSTSNRANMQMVCIQSLVIEVDGDFERKRDFEDAIGIYPNPLKEKVTIDVDLSEEQEVQMQLYDSTGKLIYEIPTHITQTKKYYFNMPGLPSGVYYVTVTNGTNRVSKKIVHISTIRA, from the coding sequence GTGTCTGATAACTGCATGTCTTATTTTGTCTAGTCAGATCACTATACTTATTGCACAACCTTCGTTTACACTAAATGGTTCTACCATTGTGATGTCTGAGAATTGTTACCGTCTAACTTCTCATCAGGCTTCTAATGATGTAGGCAGCCTTTGGTGTGAGTTTCCTATTGAATTGACCAATGCTATTGATTTTAGGTTTGCCGTCAACTTAGGTTGCTCTAAATATGCTGGCGAAGGAATGGCTTTTGTGATGCATAAAGATTCTGCTATGTATGATGCCTTAGGTTGTCAAGGTGCTGTAATGGGATTTGGAAAAACAACGAACTGTGAGGGGATTAGCCCCTCTTTAGCGTTGGAGATTGATACTCGTTTTAATCGAAGCCACAAAGATTTGTACCAACCTCATCTGACCTTGGTAAAAGATGGAAATTTGAGCAAACCATTAATTGAACCTATACGGGCTAAAAGTTACGGAAAGGATGTTAGAGATTGTGAATATCACGATGTCAGGATTACATGGTTGCCTTCCAAGCAGGAATTGTGTATTTATTTTGATGGAGAGCTGAGAATTACCTATACCGAAGATATTCTGAATGATATTTTTGGTGGCTCAAAATCGGTTTATTTTGGCTTTACAGGCAGTACGAGCAATCGTGCCAATATGCAGATGGTTTGCATCCAGTCTTTGGTGATAGAGGTAGATGGAGATTTTGAACGAAAACGTGATTTTGAAGATGCAATAGGAATTTATCCGAATCCTTTGAAGGAAAAGGTTACTATTGATGTTGATTTGTCAGAGGAGCAGGAAGTTCAGATGCAGTTGTACGATAGTACAGGGAAATTAATTTATGAAATCCCAACGCATATTACACAAACTAAAAAGTACTATTTTAATATGCCTGGTCTTCCTTCTGGTGTTTATTATGTCACTGTAACCAATGGAACCAATCGGGTTAGCAAAAAAATTGTTCACATTTCTACTATTCGAGCATAA
- a CDS encoding SDR family oxidoreductase produces MNAIITGATKGIGKAVAELLAKNGFNVAICARTQTDVTALKTSLEQEHGIQVIAQAVDMSQKEAVKSFVAHIQQTWKTIDILVNNAGVFIPCDLANADNEAAFEMMMDLNLYSTYYMTQGILPMMTAQNKGHIFNICSIASIMPYGAYAVSKHAMLGFSKVLREEVKDKGVRVTAMMPGATYTASWEGTDLPQERFMKADDIAQSLLDIYQLSDRTVVEEIILRPQLGDI; encoded by the coding sequence ATGAACGCAATTATAACAGGAGCAACCAAAGGTATTGGCAAAGCAGTTGCCGAATTATTAGCAAAAAACGGTTTTAATGTTGCTATTTGTGCTCGTACACAAACCGATGTAACTGCCTTAAAAACATCTCTTGAACAAGAACATGGAATACAGGTAATTGCTCAAGCAGTTGATATGTCTCAAAAAGAAGCGGTTAAATCTTTTGTGGCGCACATCCAACAAACATGGAAAACCATTGATATTTTGGTTAATAATGCAGGAGTTTTTATTCCTTGTGACTTGGCGAATGCTGACAATGAAGCAGCTTTTGAAATGATGATGGACCTAAACCTCTATAGCACTTATTATATGACACAAGGAATTCTTCCGATGATGACGGCTCAAAACAAAGGGCATATTTTTAACATCTGTTCCATTGCTAGTATTATGCCTTATGGAGCTTACGCCGTCTCTAAACATGCTATGTTAGGATTTTCTAAAGTATTGCGAGAAGAAGTCAAAGACAAGGGAGTGCGTGTAACGGCAATGATGCCTGGTGCAACCTATACTGCTTCTTGGGAAGGAACCGATTTGCCACAAGAGCGTTTTATGAAAGCAGATGATATTGCTCAGTCTTTGTTAGATATCTATCAACTTAGTGACCGAACAGTTGTAGAAGAAATTATTCTAAGACCTCAATTGGGGGATATATAA
- a CDS encoding sensor histidine kinase — translation MYFSRILKEQQKLQKAMVAHQQQLLEDSVLVQERERTRIAADLHDDLISKLNISLLSLHTTKDINSVSTLLQDSIALARQISHDLSPPMLQQSSLKELIEDFIFPIKESHSIHFSHALSTPYMLTSDTKLQVFRIFQEAINNTLKHAQATQLQVHLRLSPNLLAVQVLDNGVGFDSSSSKKGLGLKNIALRSQILNGHFRFSTPNNQGSSFLFYLKQPLLERPKQ, via the coding sequence ATGTACTTTTCCCGCATTCTCAAGGAACAGCAAAAGTTACAAAAAGCAATGGTGGCACATCAACAACAGTTGTTGGAGGATAGCGTTTTAGTTCAAGAACGAGAGCGTACTAGGATTGCTGCGGATTTGCACGATGATCTAATTTCCAAACTCAATATATCTTTATTGAGTTTGCATACAACCAAAGACATCAATAGCGTCAGTACCTTGTTGCAAGATAGCATTGCTTTGGCACGGCAAATTTCACATGATTTAAGCCCACCAATGTTGCAACAAAGTAGTTTAAAGGAATTAATTGAAGATTTCATTTTTCCAATTAAAGAAAGTCATTCTATACATTTTTCGCATGCTTTAAGTACTCCATATATGTTGACATCAGATACCAAACTACAGGTGTTCAGAATTTTTCAAGAAGCAATCAACAATACGCTCAAACATGCTCAAGCGACACAACTACAAGTTCATTTACGCCTAAGTCCTAATTTACTAGCCGTACAAGTACTTGACAATGGGGTTGGGTTTGATAGTTCTTCTTCCAAGAAGGGCTTGGGCTTAAAAAACATTGCCCTAAGAAGTCAAATACTGAATGGTCACTTTAGATTTAGTACCCCTAATAATCAAGGCAGCTCTTTTTTATTCTATCTCAAACAACCGTTATTAGAACGTCCAAAACAATAA
- a CDS encoding PDZ domain-containing protein: protein MKTLFNRKSWLFTLSIAFAASSVSSPIFAQDHNKLETDAKVTIIRTTSNEKEDFFRGTTTSNGDKIYTYNSILKKKSCDNKPKLGVLLKGNEEGTVVLKTFPNSAAAEAGLQEGDKILMINGKKSLSIPGLIAIVDAHKIGDKVTIKYERNGVTQTRTATFKGAAQNHYLNYRTKYSNYKTKRQSFDLTQNACEKLNELYAKPFLGVYLSTSHQEDGTGAKLTSIIEGTGAAKALLKASDKIVKLNQQQIHSTEEAIAFIQSKKPGDKIRIRLLRENQPITIRATLGSWADNPNVAWKIATLEENCVPHTPETVVQEKKKTKKNNRQFAQQSSMEVFPNPTADFVNIKFKGQKAPLTIHVISLDGKEMYTQTIQNFEGNYNDQLDVSKYPSGIYIIHLTQNEEQITQQIIVE, encoded by the coding sequence ATGAAAACTTTATTTAATCGGAAATCTTGGCTTTTCACGCTGAGCATAGCTTTTGCTGCTTCTAGTGTATCCTCTCCTATTTTTGCACAGGATCATAACAAACTGGAAACAGATGCTAAAGTTACAATCATTAGAACAACTTCTAATGAAAAAGAAGATTTTTTTAGAGGAACTACAACTTCTAATGGTGACAAAATATATACCTATAATTCTATCTTAAAGAAAAAAAGTTGTGACAACAAGCCCAAGTTAGGAGTTTTGCTAAAAGGGAACGAAGAAGGAACTGTTGTCTTAAAAACATTTCCAAATTCGGCTGCCGCAGAAGCTGGATTGCAAGAAGGGGATAAAATCCTAATGATTAATGGAAAAAAATCTCTATCAATCCCTGGTCTTATTGCTATTGTCGATGCGCATAAAATTGGAGACAAAGTAACCATTAAATATGAACGTAATGGAGTGACACAAACTCGTACTGCTACCTTTAAAGGAGCTGCTCAAAATCATTATTTAAATTATAGAACAAAATATTCCAATTACAAGACCAAGAGACAGTCGTTTGATTTAACACAAAACGCTTGCGAAAAATTAAATGAATTGTATGCTAAACCATTTTTAGGGGTTTATTTGAGTACCTCTCATCAAGAAGATGGAACTGGCGCTAAATTAACTTCTATTATTGAAGGTACTGGAGCCGCAAAAGCACTCCTAAAAGCCTCTGATAAAATTGTAAAATTAAATCAGCAGCAGATCCACAGTACCGAAGAAGCAATTGCTTTTATTCAAAGTAAAAAACCTGGTGATAAAATTCGAATCAGACTCCTTAGAGAAAATCAACCCATAACCATTCGAGCTACGTTGGGATCATGGGCAGACAACCCTAATGTGGCTTGGAAGATAGCTACTTTGGAAGAAAATTGCGTCCCCCATACCCCAGAAACAGTTGTTCAAGAAAAAAAGAAGACAAAAAAGAACAACCGCCAATTTGCACAACAATCAAGTATGGAGGTCTTCCCGAATCCAACGGCTGATTTTGTCAACATCAAATTTAAAGGGCAAAAAGCTCCATTAACGATTCATGTGATAAGTTTGGACGGAAAAGAAATGTACACCCAAACCATCCAAAATTTTGAAGGAAATTACAACGATCAATTGGACGTTTCAAAATACCCTTCAGGTATATACATTATTCATTTAACACAAAATGAGGAACAAATTACACAGCAAATTATTGTAGAATAA